A single region of the Triticum dicoccoides isolate Atlit2015 ecotype Zavitan chromosome 2B, WEW_v2.0, whole genome shotgun sequence genome encodes:
- the LOC119360269 gene encoding uncharacterized protein LOC119360269 produces MGNFSMQPFEIGSPAGGASAFVGYNGRERRAGEGDPQRRPGRLRHGRREERPRRARFSQRRPEAAIMPSASEALVAGAASDAAAPSRPIALTQSAAVARTERADVLLAGRRPLVPFKIDSVDPLRGCEHCPDSMPTCSDEAILNGGCRLTRHIV; encoded by the exons ATGGGGAATTTTTCTATGCAGCCATTCGAGATAGGCTCGCCGGCCGGAGGTGCCTCTGCTTTCGTTGGGTACAACGGGCGCGAGCGCCGCGCGGGGGAAGGGGACCCTCAACGACGGCCTGGAAGGCTGCGCCATGGCCGGAGGGAGGAGCGACCGCGGCGCGCGCGCTTCAGCCAGCGCCGGCCAGAGGCCGCCATCATGCCTTCTGCAAGTGAGGCCTTGGTCGCAGGCGCTGCGTCAGATGCGGCCGCGCCGTCACGGCCAATCGCGCTCACGCAGTCTGCAGCCGTAGCGCGGACGGAGAGGGCCGACGTGCTTCTTGCCGGCCGTAGGCCGCTCGTGCCGTTCAAAATCGACAGCGTCGATCCATTAAGAG GTTGCGAACATTGTCCTGATTCCATGCCCACATGCTCGGATGAAGCAATTCTC AACGGCGGTTGCCGGTTGACTCGTCACATCGTGTAG